In one Streptomyces sp. T12 genomic region, the following are encoded:
- a CDS encoding MarR family winged helix-turn-helix transcriptional regulator has translation MGDTHGVSEPTLEEQIAAYQREFQGLDPQVEKIVSALSRLNRRMNVAYGRQTAALGISNADWEVLKALVLSGAPYRMGPSDLAKRLGLTPAAMTHRIDRMVAEGLVTRDRDESNRVRVIVELTGEGREKWLEAMRLASVFEEDLLQDLAADERTALGEVLTRLLRRVEDAQPDAGGRLSDLD, from the coding sequence ATGGGCGACACCCACGGCGTCAGCGAGCCGACACTCGAAGAGCAGATCGCCGCCTACCAGCGCGAGTTCCAGGGCCTCGACCCCCAGGTCGAGAAGATCGTCTCGGCGCTGTCCCGTCTGAACCGCCGCATGAACGTCGCCTACGGCCGCCAGACCGCCGCCCTCGGCATCAGCAACGCCGACTGGGAGGTCCTCAAGGCCCTCGTCCTCTCCGGCGCCCCCTATCGGATGGGCCCCAGCGACCTCGCCAAGCGCCTCGGCCTCACCCCGGCCGCCATGACCCACCGAATCGACCGCATGGTGGCCGAGGGCCTGGTCACCAGGGATCGCGACGAGTCCAACCGCGTCCGTGTGATCGTGGAGCTGACCGGGGAGGGCCGCGAGAAGTGGCTCGAGGCGATGCGTCTGGCCTCTGTCTTCGAGGAGGACCTCCTCCAGGACCTCGCCGCGGATGAACGCACCGCCCTCGGCGAGGTCCTCACCCGCCTGCTCCGCAGGGTGGAAGACGCCCAGCCGGACGCCGGCGGACGCCTCAGCGACCTGGACTGA